The genomic window TCAAGTAGGATTTCATAATATTTTATTATGGAAGAAGGGAGTGTGTACGACTCATTTCCAGATTTGAAAGAGCTGGAAAATAAAATTGTGATGAAAACTCCGGAGAGCCTGTTGAGGTGGATGCAGGGGGATGCTTCGCTCGGTGCTGAGTGGAGTTCTAATCGTCCGGAGGGGAGAGACAACCGCACCAGCGACAATCTGACCGACAAGATCAGAAACTTGAAACTGGAGATGGTAAGGATTCCTTTGCAGAATGCCATTTTGAATAGTTCTGTATAATTTGATTATacaaactgtgtgtgtgcattaatTTATTATGTTCAGTTGTTCTATGATTGAGTTTATTTTTCAAAGCTATACAAATGCTGAAAAGAACTCTCCCACCAGACCATGTTTGGCTGGCATTAGTGACAACCACTTCACCTTTATTAATGACAGTTCtgtcacaccccccccccaccaaactGAGGCTCTCATTCCATTCAAAACATTTTAAGTCTAAATTCCTCTGCTCACTACTGTCATCTCGCATTCCCTCCTTCCACAGGGCTGTCTGCGTGCTACAGACGTGCGGATCCTGCACCAGCTCGTGACGGTGCATGAGGCCATGGAGGCTGTGCGCTGGCTGCTTGAGGAGCGTGGCACCCTGGCCAGCAGCCTGACAAGCAGCCAGTGTAGCCTGGCTGATGGGCCTGGGTCTGGCTTGTCCCCTTGCAGAGAGGGCCTGAGTCTGGCCCTAACTAGCTGGCAGAGTCCTCTAAATGATGCCAATGAAGAACCAGAAGAGTTGAAAGTACCAGATAGCATCTCTGGGGACAGCTACTTCCATATGCTCACCAATGCAGTTTCTTGTAATGACACAGGGTTGACACTAG from Oncorhynchus masou masou isolate Uvic2021 chromosome 3, UVic_Omas_1.1, whole genome shotgun sequence includes these protein-coding regions:
- the LOC135506912 gene encoding leucine rich adaptor protein 1-like — translated: MEEGSVYDSFPDLKELENKIVMKTPESLLRWMQGDASLGAEWSSNRPEGRDNRTSDNLTDKIRNLKLEMGCLRATDVRILHQLVTVHEAMEAVRWLLEERGTLASSLTSSQCSLADGPGSGLSPCREGLSLALTSWQSPLNDANEEPEELKVPDSISGDSYFHMLTNAVSCNDTGLTLEGASDGEIVGVEEQTIPSCEVLLGYDNQWCWVESQDDVTFL